The genomic DNA aatttatttaaatatattttatcattacTTTTTTGATTTAACATGTTAAAAGTGTCTCGTACCCATCAGGGAGATGTTGCTGGTTTGGGAAAGGAAACGCTCCACTGATTTCATTAGCTCTGATTCAAGGGTCTTTATTATATACAGCTGTGTGTAGAAAATAGTTAGGAAGTTAATACACAAGTACATTTAAAGGAGTTTATATGATcacaaatattaatttaaataatatgcTACAAACTCTTCAACTAGTATTTGTGACTCCAATCCATGAGTGCAAAAAAATACCTTcaagtcattaaacatcttAAGTGCTTCCGATTTTGCCTCACTGAACATATGATATTTTAACTGCTCAATCGTTTCTGTTATTATGCCCTCCATCCTCTCCATACATCCATCTCCTCTCTCTTCTGCAGCTCCTGTAGTAAGCAACATTTAAAATTAGTTCATCTTTTCACACAGATAAACATCAGGACATTCACACTAAATAACACAATAAAAATTTACTTGTATCATCCAGGTTTACTTGCActttaattgaattaaacatCTAACATAAAATGTGTTAATTGGAAAATGTGAGAAATAcaataatgaatgaataaagaTATAACTGGGAGAAATATATTAAAGAGAGTTAAGAACTAAAATAATGATCTTAAAACAAGCATATGAACAATTTATAAAAgcagtttgtgtttatgtggTGGTTTACTCTTGTAGCCAGGAGccattttctgctgaattgtTGTTTTGATTGATGAGTatattttcttcttcttttttatGATGTCTCTGGCGAGTGATGCTCTCAGTTTAGTTTCCTATTTAGAGGATCCAATGTCGTCATGTTTGAACAATCCAAATAAAAGAGTTATTAGGTCTTTCCCTGCCAGCAATTTtgaaaaaagttgccagccagctccagcattttttatgattttcactaaagtttgtgttttataagttgagtaagagcgccacctagtggataatagcggaatatGGTTTGCCctaaaaactcatcattggcagggaaagaaTAAGATAAATTTATAAGAGGTACATATTGTTCAGATTTTTAGACAAAGAAAATTGCACTGGACAGCTGAACTCACCTGAGTTTTGATGAAGATTTCAATTGACGATACTAAGACACGTTGGCTGACGTTAAACTTGTCAACCTGTGCTTGCACAGATTTCTCTGTCTTGTCATTATCATCAACACTGGAatcaagaaaataaaacaaaagtcgaatctgaataaaaacatttcaaataagCTCATAACATTGTCTATTCAGGACAGTTCAGTCTaaaacattttccttttttaagGCATTTGTGCATCAAGGGCTAATACAGCCAatgttttcaaactttatatgtttttttttttattctttgttATTTGATTTTTTGTGTTGTCTACTCCACAAGACAACCAAATttctttaatgttttcaaaacatttttaataaaaatatttaattgtaCAGTAACTGATGTCTATGATGCATTTACTTACATGCTGCCTCAGCGTTAACTATTTAggaaaattatattatttttaaaagaaaatgccaCTAATAGTCAGAACATTTAACTTAGACCTGCGAAACTTCACAAACAGTCACAATAAATAAAAGTCATGTTTTGGGTATTAAGACAAATTGTTGAGCCATCATTGGTTAACAGTATTGATAATTTCTTAACTACTGCATATGATATGAACAAGAAAAACTTACGGAAACATCAAATCAAACTCTTGATTAATGTTGTCATACATGTGTTTGGTCAAAAACTTGTTTAAATCTATAGGTTCATTCCATTTTCTTGGCCAGTAGCACCCTTCTCTCTCACAGATAGCTCGATAAATTTTGTGGAATCCTTTGTTAGTTTTTGGACGAACctgaacaaaaaaaacatgactGCAGTTAAAAAGCAGAACACTTGACAAAAGCACAACTGCCACAATTAAGTCATACTTACAGATGCTAACATATCATGTGTGGTCTTGACACACAACTTCTCTGATTTCTCTACACCCCTTGAGAGACATTCCTCCAAATTACAACAAAGGGAATTTAGACGATCATCCAGTGTCTTCAGTTCCTTCTTTAGGCTACTCTGCAGATCTTCGAGGACTCTGGCTTTTGTCTCGTTTAAACACAACAATACAATGAATGTGAATTACCAAACCTACTATAGCTTTGTAAAGACATCTGCATATCTATACCAGCAATTGTAACTCATACCTTGTTTTCATCTGTACCTAGCTGGACACTTTGGATCAAGGACAAAACTCCCTTTGCTTCATTGACATATTCTGTGGTCAGTTTTTTTTCCATGCTTTTGTTAAGACTCTTGAGGAGTTCCCTCAGGTTTGGTATCTCtacagaccatttaaaaactTTCATTACTGAAAATATTTCAGAATAAAGATAAAACAGCATACTTATCAATGAATGATACTTTACCCGTATCAGAAGGCTTCAGGTGGGATTTTTCATCAAAGTATGCTGTGGAGCTTACAGTAAAAACCTCAGTGATGAATCTTTCCTTTGATTCCtgcatgtaaaatatttataaaatacaaattatatcatttatttaaaactatAAGTACTTCTAAAACGTACACACAAATTCTTTCAATATCCCAGGACAAATCCaaacaaaaatgtcaaaaacacaTTCTTCTCCTTCCAAAACATGACGAACAAAAATCCAGGTAACACACAAACTGTTCCACATCCCATAAAACAGCTGTAAGAtcaaatgaagtttatttagcTAAGTTCGgaaggagcatggtcatgtaatccaaccaatcagcgtTAAGAAGTGTCTATAAATAGCCGTCCCCCACATCTATATTATCAAGAACTACAGTATAAAATTTTGAGTGGAGGGTATAGTAAACACAGGAAttgtaaaacaaaatattactgtggtatttatttaaaataaaaaaataataataataaaaaataatgctgtcagtcatttttatctttaatttttttaatgcattttcaatttttttattgaattacaCCCAAAGTACTACAGGAAGGCAGGGAGAGTTTGGAACCATTGTGGCTCTACACTGTTCAATGGGTGCAAAACAGCTACCTGTTAAGTCTTGATCAGATACTGGCACTAAATTATATACAACATTATCATGCATAGTATTAACAAAATATCAATAATTTCAAAATAACATATCAACAATGCCAGTATTCTGGAAGGCACAGATCCCCAACCCACCAGGTTGTGACCCAATACCGAAAAATTTGTATAATAGATTCTATAGCATgttatttattgtgtgtttcGCCCTTTAAAAACCGACTTCAGATAACCTTGTTTCCACTCAGGGGCGCAACTGTACATTTGATGAGGGGTATGCAAGTTATTTTCTATGttaattggtcataaaatgtcatttgaTAGCGTCattattaaatgtaatttaatatttcattaatGTCTAAAACACAATGTTCCTAAGCTAACAATGCGAACACGTAAGCCAGTCTCTTACTCAAAATccttagttcatctctcaaaagtaaatatctgtgtcaatgaacatgtcagtgccatcaGAATGACAAGTCATAAGATagtcaaattgtttagtcatgttgtcaatataacagtttACTCTGTCTGATGGAAACTATGGCTAAAGTTTTGATGACAGTTATTGTAAATTGTAGGTTACACCTTAGTCTAAGTTATGTGGAAGTTTGATTGCAAGAGACtggacaaaatttacatttacgcttttactgtttgtactgtaattcgTTGACAGATCATGTCATTGCGATTACAGAGAGGAAAAGACAGCAGTGCAtagcacaaataaaaaaaaaacgaaagtagaaatgtgaaccTAAAACAATCTCCTTAGGGAAAGCTGTACATGCAGTGTTGTAGGAATTACACTGAAGTCTTCCTATACCTCATGACAAAGCAAGCAtgtttggctaaaacaaggctaaatTTGGGCTGCCAGTGAAAGTGTAATAGACATCcaaccatagcccaaaaatagACAATGCATATACTTTTAGAAGATGTAAAAGAAaggaaagcaaacaccttgaacacctgttgactttgcttacatgttggaatatcatacatctcaagttattttggcaaagaTGGCATGTAATCAAATTCAAgattatttagggtagaagtgggttactcatagccagacTATATTGGGTTTATAGTTAACTGTCATTTCAACATCtcagtttttgcttgctggggacGTTCCTGTCTGTTAGAGAAAGTCAAGATTCACCTGGGAGCAATTTACCAATTCAGGGCAAATTCAGGATAGAAAAAAAGTCTAATGGAAATGTATTGAAATATGTTTGACCAAACCCTGTAGTATGACATCTTGTTCAatcattttgcatgtaaagacttatactatgaactaatgcctaaatgttgtgagcggtgagactattcaacagaaacctataatacattttgatcaacatgacataagcCATCGGTAATGTaggaaacgtctcggttacggatgtaaccctcgttccctgaaggagggaacggagacatcacgtcgtgaccgacgaattgggaactcgcttagagagaccaatctgcttcgtatactactaaaacgccaaagaacttggcattgagatatttgcataatgctggcgccgccccgccaggtgcctttataagcagcaggtgcaaatagggaaattagcttcttttcgctgagaaagccgggagAATGTGACCGGTcgataaacagcagggagcagccctgtggcgatgggacgtgacgtctccgttccctccttcagggaacgagggttacatccgtaaccgagacgttccctttcagtcggtcactacgacgtcacgttgtgaccgacgaattgggaatccctaccaaaacgccactgagggctgacctcttccagtgtctgcctaaagccctccggttccccTTAAGGagaaggagaattaggttttaaggcagaaggccgggcactagatgttcctttaaccccacagtagtgccagcgactgggaagcgccctatccgagcggtatagggacgctgcagaagccaccgccccgttaagggctaatggtgggcgaaagtcaaccgtagttgaggtataaatgacagccgtggctgtgtaagcaaagcagtgctctgctaagggaaacgtgggctggtaggattaaccccaaggaaaaatactcacaaaggaacccgttgggacacaatgtggagcccaagccaaacacgtaggttcgtaagaatacagctagtgaaaggctgacagccaatgctccgcaacaaaggctgccaaggcagcggaggaagagcaattcaaaccattacgcatttttgctctgatggccttccatactgaaactcaatttggagcctcagtcggaggctgcaagctgacttgcgagtctgctctccgtgccctccctggttaggaaagaacacgagaggatacaggctcgatacgaaaatctaatgaacgtattaggtgtcgcccaaccagcagctctacagatgtctgttagcgaggaaccacgagcgatagcccaaaatgaggcaacagtccgtgtggagtgcgctctcaaattaaaggggggCAAGGAATACCCTGAAGattataagccagggcgatagtatcaactatccaatgagacatcctctgcttagtgacagctttccctttctgctggccaccataacaaacaaagagctggtctgaggtcctgaggctttgcgtGCGAACCACGTAGagtcgcagtgcgcgtacggggcacaacaaagccatggttgggtctgcgtCCCCcggggcagcgcttgcaagctcaccaccttatctctgaagggagtggtgggaactttgggcacgtagcctggtctgggtcttcagtgagacagcaggaccaaactaaaagcacaaaatcgtcaacagagaatgcatgtaaatcccctactctcttcatggaggcaaatgctagcagggtcagagtttttattgataaaaacttcagactcgcagactgcaaaggctcaaatgggagacctgaaggcttcagcaccatggacaggtctcaggaggaaagagggagggcgcgaggggtttagcctgcgagcgcctcttaaaatgtaataactaaatcatgctggccaactgatctgccgtagataagtgagtgatgagcagaaatagcggcaaTATTAACTTTAATGGCAtagggacagcctaccatctaacctatgttaaagatataaaagcacaatgttaaagggcattctctggggtcctcgcgttgcgaagagcaccgggtgacgaaaaggtttcattaagcgcataagcccgtcttgtggacggtgctcgaaccgcgtcgatggtgttagataccgtttgcgataaatcacctaaaccttgcgcgcgctcaacgaccatacatggagatccacaggtcggggcgcgagtgccaaatgtgccccttccttgagaaagaaaAGTCCTTCCTCaagggaatccgccagggagggctgtcgcgaggagcattaactatgaaaaccaattcctggtcgtccagtacggacgattaataaaaggctctccccgtcctgcctgactttgcacagtgtctgcgcaataaagctcactggaaggaatgcgtatttacgcaccccccgcggccagctgtgtgccaacgtatccacgccgaggctgccctcggttagtgaataaaataggcgacagtgggtatcgtccggcgacgcaaacagatctatctacgcacaaccgaacttcttccaaattagctgaaccgtctgggggtggagtcgccattcggcAGGGCGCGCAGCTCGGGAACGCGTCTGATGCTGTATTGAGCgaacccgggatgtaaatggcacgaagggacctcagatgcttctgactccaaaggaggagatgacgagcgagatgcgacaggtgacgagagtgcaaaaccgccttaacagtaaataacgcaacagtcgcaatgttatcGGTGTCgactaatacatccttccctcgcatctccataaccgagcgtacaagtcccagatatacagcgcaccgctcgcggcagttggggtgctatgcacaccacAGAGACTGCAAGCCAATCATACGTGGCTGATcatcccgtgcttagggcatcgcatgctacagaatgccaggagacccctcagaggcctatcttgctatcagaaatgctgggtctactacggggaaaattaaaatgacacgcaggtgtagtgtttacacaatgtgTGCCAgagcgccacgctctcctcgagactcgatcataaagccaacgctgaagcggtctcatatgacgcagctgagcagtgtcacagccgcagcatgctgtcatatgtccaggagcttctgaaattgtttcagagagACCGcatacttccctcgaattaaaccgaggcaagtcagaactgactagttgcgcgctcttgtaaaacacgccaattagtcgatcgagtctaattccatactgagaaaaaggatcctctgcacggggcaaagttgctctttcccagtcgacctgatgactaaaaacgagcgagatgccgaagcattaactctctgtgtttgcgcacgtctgccaagaacgggctattataagtcgacgtaaataaaagcaaaatgcgaacaacgctctctctctgatatttttAAGCCGTGACTAGCTGAAGCTGAACGCTGAATGGCCGAGATggccgcaaatcacgtcagctcttcgtgccgtcgggaaagaaaggcacaggagaagaggaccgagaggcccgagcagctccgaaataccaatcacgtgggcggtacggttcgggcggagaggggttaacctctccaactctaccgtttccgccactcgagcgggcacggccgccatctccggaacgactcTGCCTCGGAGGAAAAAatggacacccctctgatgctgcagaagtgaacgggaccagaaggaggtccaatggattcggcagaaatcgtagaacacgactctgcagtctccaccggagcctcaaccggctgaggataagaggccggtaggtggaggacgcatcctccgtcctactcagcgtagtgatgcgaagagcgtcctgcGAGCGCTAGACAGCCGTACCATGGCGgcgtcagcactgcaaaggcgcggacagcattcccgtagaaacgtcagtcgtccccacaatccaagagggttatgctctcacagagagaacaaaaactctccacgaacgcagcctcGGAGTGCTTGATGCCAAAgcacgaagacagcgctcgtgaccttcactggaacccttatacctctcgcatccaagatcgcacggacgaaaagcaatcctgaaaaggacgctgatctccgaatatacgagagagtggctgttattaaaaagacacagagctctcacgtatcactctttagggaaatcactctttaggtgctcagctgatgatatgcacagggaaaggcaacgcacacactaaacttaaaacaaaaaatatgcagagcagtggaatactgcgagcgtccgctgtgttagtactgcttgtcaatcaacttcagcaaccgttcccagaagagcagagagtagcttctcagtagtagataaagccggctttcgaagcagAAGGGCTGGtttccctatttgcacctgctgcttataaaggcacctggcggggcggcgccagcattatgcaaatatctcaatgccaagttctttggcgttttagtagtatacgaagcagattggtctctctaagcgagttcccaattcgtcggtcctgacgtgacgtcgtagtgaccgactgaaagggaacaacaGAGAATTGTACATAATAATTTGTATGgatgtaccaaagcatttgcaacttgttcaaagaaatgagaaactgcttttttgatgtgcacaaatgacacaatgatgtgagaaATGAACAAgtagttttgagaatttcaattctgatctgagaaatgtaccaaagctactgagaaaaactgtaaatggaATGTGTTTAAAGGCCAGGTTGCAGGGTTAATTTTTCAAcaaatttgtgcaatttgcttgttggtaataaacatttaaactgttatccattgtattttatgttgttgggtatcacaaaacggAATATAATACGAAAAAGTAGGTAATATTTACAGcgatttgcaatgattctcctttgcCCCACAATGCATTGCATTACGTCACCTTGGGGAGATTTTGCCAAAg from Misgurnus anguillicaudatus chromosome 20, ASM2758022v2, whole genome shotgun sequence includes the following:
- the LOC129455424 gene encoding nuclear GTPase SLIP-GC-like, with the protein product MQESKERFITEVFTVSSTAYFDEKSHLKPSDTEIPNLRELLKSLNKSMEKKLTTEYVNEAKGVLSLIQSVQLGTDENKTKARVLEDLQSSLKKELKTLDDRLNSLCCNLEECLSRGVEKSEKLCVKTTHDMLASVRPKTNKGFHKIYRAICEREGCYWPRKWNEPIDLNKFLTKHMYDNINQEFDLMFPVDDNDKTEKSVQAQVDKFNVSQRVLVSSIEIFIKTQETKLRASLARDIIKKKKKIYSSIKTTIQQKMAPGYKRAAEERGDGCMERMEGIITETIEQLKYHMFSEAKSEALKMFNDLKLYIIKTLESELMKSVERFLSQTSNISLMDVSREIEELERLSQQLSD